The genomic segment aaaaaattattagaggcTCAGGAGCTTCTATTGACTGCAAAGCAGTATGAAAGAGCCCCTGTTCCACCCCTAAGTTAGCTGTTGTCATGACGACATAAAAAAGTTATTCTTTGTGATTGATGGATGTAAATGGTATCTCTATGAGCATAGTTTGGTTTATGGAATCTATAGATACTTATGGTCTCCTAGGATTGAAGGGATTTTATATGGATTTTGGAGGATTTGATTCTATCCTGCCATTTGGAACACGGGCACAAGACGATAAATTAAATACAGTAGGATACGGTAGCTTTTTATACATGCGTAGGAATTTCACAGAAAACAATGAACATCCACTTCCTcgccaaaaaaaagaagaagagagaagtGAACATCCACTCAAGCAACTTTTTTCTTGCACAGAGAGGCTGTTGAAAAGTGCTCATTTTTATTTGGTGTTATATAGGCTTTGATGAAGAAACACATCTGCGTGTCGGTCTCATTATATTTAATGGATTTTACGTTTTGCTAGGCTTAACGCTTTCAATTGGTTATCATGGGTGGTTGTGAAgacaaaccaaattcaaatacgGTAGGAAGAGACATAACCTAAGCTTTTTTCCTTAAACCTGAGCATAAGGCgaaaacaacaaacaaaaaagaatggaAGGGTAGTTAGAAACGCTATGCAAGTTGCAAAAGAAGAAAATCTAAAGAGAACCTAAAATCCATAGGAGAGAGCACATTCGGTGGCACCAAACATTGTTCGATGCAAGAACACAAAATCTCCTGTCCTATGTTCCTCGGGACCCATACGACTATAACCACACATATCCGAATTTATATCATCTGAGTTCACTCTTCTCACAAAAGTAAAATATTGTAGTATTAAATCTTATTCATCCATTTAATATTGAATAACTCATAATATTTTACAGTCACCGTAACTTTAATTCTTCAGAAATCAGAGAATCTCAAATTTCACACGTCCTCCTCGTGTCAGTCCAACGCCCGTCTGCTCATAGCTACGTTAGGCCGTCAGTCCGACGGACCAGCCTGAAGTAACCTACCGCCAGTTCATTTACTCCGCCGTCAAACCCGCAGGGCCGCCGCGGCCATCGTCAACATCGGCCGGTGGCCACATTCCGTTTCGAGCccagccgcggccgccgcccccTCTCCTGGAACGACGGCGAAGTTACCAAAAGGTAGCACGCCGGGTGGTGTCTAGCTGGTAGTAGCAGAAACGTACGGCCGGGCAGAAGCGCCCGGGCTGGTCGATCGTCTGGCAGCTGCGCGCCACCGGTAAAAGGTTTCGCCGGAGAGATCGAGCCATCGGTCGGGTCTACGGCAGCCGGCCAGCTAACCAGcacgccggccggccggccggccggggaCCGATGGGCCGTAGCCGTACGCTGCTGCTCTGCTCGTGCCGTGCACGGGCGGTCCGTGTCGTGACGACGAAACTTGTGTACGCCCGGAAGAAGAACACTGCCCGGCCGGTGCGAACGCATCACTCCATCGGTGTGACTCGCCATGCACGGCGCGTCGGCGCCGCGTCTTACTTAAAGAGTACTCGCACCAGGAGGCACATGAAGAACAGAGGAAGAGGTTCGGACGCGCTCTCGACATTTGCACGGACCACCGTGTTAGTTTCTCTGGCTTCGTGGAAATACGTTAATTTCGGTTAATTTGTGCGGTGACCTGGATCGGAGGGAAGAATTCTCGAGCCAAATTAGAGAAAATGCACCgatgtctttttttttagaaagggtggtattatataaaaattgtgaTATGTAAGATCCTGACAATAGAACAAATGGCACATATAAACTTTGAAGGTCCTAATCTTCTTCTTTAGCTCCGGTCATCTCTACCTGTCGGCATCTCACTGCAGCAGAGCTAAGCACGAAAAACGTCGCAACCGGAGTTCACTCCTACCAGATCCGAAAAGGAGGCCCAAACCTTCCATCGCCGCATATGCTAACGTCTCAAAGCCATTGTCGGGCGCATGTGAAACTAATGTGGAGCATTGACAGTCAACTGAATTGCAAAAGGAAGTCAAGCGTTATGGCCTCGACTCAGAAATTCGCACATATGATAAGTCAGTAACTTTCAAATAAGGAGGTCAAAATATTTGCTTGATGAAAAATCCAAACCTTTGAATAAAAAGCCAGTTAACACACAACTTTCGGTCCCGAGATTTGCGAATCAAATTGTCGATGACACGGGAACCGAGAgtcccgagtcctgaggccaggacagtaGAGTACATCGTGGCGCCCTctctcggggattatctccccgaggtctcTCGAGGTCCAAaagatcaagttccgggagagggcactcagACCCATGAAGAGTAGTCCCCGAGCAGCCGAGCTCTCCGATGATCCAAAAagaccaagtttcgggagagggtgctcggggccatgaacagtggtccccaagcacccgagttcccccaGGATAAAAAAgagcatatccgggagagaatgtttggggctatgaatagtagtCTCCGAGCActcatagttccccgaggacttgagaagtccttcgtcggtggtccccacaagggctcagcggtgaggtgttaattgatgagaggcctgatgctgtatttaagagagcgcgtggactgtcacttccaaccactccccccatgcctgttgtcagtccctgccatcgcctgacaggaaggcgtgggggcatttaatgcggcggatcccatcgtgcgtcatccggcgcgcctagggataacgtcgcagggctcgaggcatattgcCTGCCGCTCTGTTGTGTCAGGGTCgctctgaccagacgggcacgtggggttgctcggtggctgcccggtggatCCTGCCcactgcacccgctgaaaagcgggatgatgacgacagaaCCGGACGGGGGCTTGTTTTCAACCCTCTCCGTAACATCAAGttacagcccatgatggttgctttttaTTTATGGCGTTTTGGAACtcacgccatcctttctgggcaagCTAATTGCCCCGACGGGTATGAAAAGGGGACGGGCTCCCCGAAGAAGAGGAACTCTCGAAAAGAGCTTGAGCACGGACGGAACTCGACTAAGTCTCTCAAAccgacgaagaacaagaagcacgaagctctagatttagacaaacattcttgtaacataAGAGATCCTGAGAGAGATATTTtcaaagcatttatagcatacacacaagagtaaggtattacgctctgtgcggtccgaacctgtttaaaatttccagagcatttatttcctcctgcatttGATCAGTCGTCCCACTTGCATCTCAGttactcctatttatttcatATACGAGGTAAATTTAGAATTATCCCTCGATCGAATCTCAAAGAAGTCCCTTCGGATCCCTGCTTATAAAATTCACCCTTCGACACAGATCATaacctttattttctttttagaaaacgTATGTAGCAAGAGGAAAATCTAGCGATTTAGATTCGGTTCACATACTCACGGAGGCAGAAAAGAAAACTGAGGAAATTTCTTGCTACAACCGAACCTTCAACGCGAGATCGGTAGGAGGGTACACCTGTCACTTGGAAGCATTCTCCGAGCTCCCCCCTCGAGAGCTTGCTCGATGGCGACTTACGCTGCCACCGGCCTTGCTCTGAAGggaaaattatatatatggtttattatatattgagatttatattaaaaatatagataaaaaaatataagataggTAAAAAAATTAGTAGATGGATTATCAAATATAAGAAATGGATGTTTCAGATAGAATCTGGTGCTACAAAAGACTCTATGACGACACGTATTTACTATTTATCTACTTTTCAACTCAGttattaaattataaaataaataacataaaTAAGGTTTTACGAAAATCTTTCTGTACAGCAGAATTTGCACTGACAGAGACACGCTGCAGCAGCAACACGCGCTGCACTGAAAGACAcatgtacgtacgtacgtaccgCACCACAATACGTACACGGCGACGGGAGAAAATGGCGCCCCAGCTCTGAGCTGTGCGTGACTCTAGTCGACCAGTGAGGTGACAGAGGAGAGGGGACAGACAAACGAACGGACGAGACCGGGATCGGCACGAGGCGACGACCGGACGAGAGCGGCGAAGCAGCGTTTCCGCGTCGGCCGCCTCTTGACCGCGGGTTCTTTTTTCCCTCCCCTGCACCACACCTCACCGCGCTACACCGCTCGGTAACAACCCCACCGCACCACACAGCGACGACGtcgacggcggcgacgacgtCCGACTAGAAAGACGTACGCCCATCCACACGTGCCGCGCTATAAagctcccctctcctcctcgccCCTCGTCGCCATACATACCCATCCCAGCCCATCCCTCCTCGAcgcccacccccacccccaccccctcctcctcctcacgaaACCGCCGCTGGTCGGCTCCCGTAGCCTCGTCGGACGCTCCTCCGTACGAGCGTTTCCTGGGGGCGGAGCGTGTGGTGGTGTTGTCTTTCTTGGACAAGGACCGGCGGCGGGGAAAAGGCCATGCATAACCAAAGGGCAGGCGCCGACGCCGGCGCtgccggcgtcggcggcggcggcgaggacaTCTTGGAGGCAGGGTCCTTCGGGCCGCCGGGGGCGGCGCACGAGAGGGAGCGGGTGATCCCGCACAGTGGGCCGCTGAGCAAGAAGTCCGGGGCGCGGAAGAGCGCGCGGTTCGCGGAGTCCGTGTCCGCGCCGCTCTCCGCTCCCCCGCCACGCCACGCCGCACGCgccaacgacgacgacgacgactatGTGGAGATCACCCTTGATGTGCGTGACGACTCGGTGGCGGTGCACAGCGTCAAGCCGGCCGCCGGCGGGACCGGGGACGACTCGGACGTGACGCTGCTGGCGCGCACGCTGGAGAAGCGGTCCTCGTCCTTCGGCCACGCCGTCATCCGGAACGCCTCGTCGCGGATCAAGCAGGTGTCGCAGGAGCTCCGCAGGATCGCCTCCGTCAACCGCCGCGGCGCCGGCCCCCGCATCGACCGGTCCAAGTCCGCCGCGGCGCACGCGCTCAAGGGGCTCAAGTTCATCAGCAGGGCCGATGGAGGTTCCGGGTGGCCCGCCGTCGAGAAGCGGTTCGACGACCTCTCGCAGAACGGCCTCCTCCAACGCTCCATGTTCGGACAGTGCATCGGTAACAACTCCTCGTCTCAGAATTCAGCTAGTCTCTGGTTGATTCGTGTTTAATTAGCCGATGAACTAACTGCTCACGTGGTGCACATGGGATGGTTTTGCAGGGATGAGGGAGCCGGAGTTCGCCGGCGAGCTGTTCGACGCGCTGGCGCGGCGGCGGAACATCTCCGGCGACAGCATCAGCAAGGCGGAGCTGCTCGAGTTCTGGGACCAAATCTCCGACACCAGCTTCGACAGCCGCCTCCAGACCTTCTTCGACATGTATTAACACTTAACACCTCTCTAAATTTCTAACCATTCTGTCGATTAATCAGCTAATGACGGCTTAATAACCCAACAGGGTGAACAAGAACGCGGACGGGAGGATCACCGAGGAGGAGGTCAAAGAGGTAATTTCCCCACCACCCTTTCATCTGTTCGTTTGGCCGTCGCTCCAAGAACAGCAATGCACAGCCTAGAAATGTGTTCTTGAATCCTCCTCCTCTGGACTCTGAGTCCAGAGTCCAGACTAGTACTATGCTCTGCCATTGCACGTCAGTGTCGCCGGCATCAACTAGCTCGAACAGCACGTTCTGGAGGCTCTGATTGACGCGTCAAACCATGCATTCGATCGGTAGTACGTCATTGATGATCCAGTCAAAATTTGGCaaaaagattttattttttttctgatggatggatggagcaGATCATCATGCTGAGCGCGTCGACGAACAAGCTGTCCAAGATCCAGGAGCAGGCGGAGGAGTATGCGCGGCTGATCATGGAGGAGCTGGACCCGGGCAACCTGGGCTACATCGAGCTGTACAACCTGgagatgctgctgctgcaggcGCCGAGCCAGTCGGTGCGCATCGGCACCACCAACAGCCGCAACCTGAGCCAGATGCTGAGCCAGAGCCTCCGGCCCACGGCGGAGCCCAACCCGCTCCGGCGGTGGTACCGCCGCGCGCAGTACTTCTTCGAGGACAACTGGCGGCGCGTGTGGGTGATGCTCGTGTGGCTCTCCATCTGCGTGGGGCTCTTCACGTGGAAGTTCATCCAGTACCGGCACCGCTACGTGTTCCACGTCATGGGCTACTGCGTCTGCGTCGCCAAGGGCGGCGCCGAGACGCTCAAGTTCAACATGGCGCTCATCCTGCTGCCCGTGTGCCGGAACACCATCACCTGGGTCCGCAACCGCACCGTCGTGGCCCGCGTGGTGCCGTTCGACGACAACCTCAACTTCCACAAGGTGATCGCCGTGGGCATCGCCATCGGGGCCGGCCTGCACATCATCTCCCATCTGACGTGCGACTTCCCGCGGCTGCTCCACGCCAGCGACGCCGCGTACGCGCCGCTGGCGCAGTACTTCGGCACGCCGAGGCCCAACAACTACTGGTGGTTCGTGAAGGGCACGGAGGGGTGGACGGGGCTCGTGATGCTGGTGCTCATGGCCGTCGCCTTCACGCTCGCCACGCCGTGGTTCCGGCGCGGCAGGCTCCGGCTGCCGGGACCGCTGAGGCGGCTGACGGGGTTCAACGCGTTCTGGTACTCGCACCACCTGTTCGTGGTGGTGTACGCGCTGCTGATCGTGCACGGGAACTCCCTGTACCTCACCCACAAGTGGTACAAGAAGTCGACGTGGATATACCTGGCGGTGCCGATGGTCCTGTACGCCGGCGAGCGGCTGACACGGGCGCTGCGGTCCAGCGTGCGCCCCGTCAAGATCCTCAAGGTGGCCGTCTACCCCGGCAACGTGCTGTCGCTGCACTTCTCCAAGCCGCAGGGGTTCCGGTACAAGAGCGGCCAGTACATCTTCGTCAACTGCGCCGCCGTCTCGCCATTCCAGTGGTGAGCACGCATCTCGATCGACGCCTCAGATCATCCGTCTGATCATACTGCTTTCACATTACGGCTCTGTGAATCGGTGCAATTGCTAACGACGACTTTGTGCGTTGCGAATTGGATCCTGCAGGCACCCGTTCTCCATCACGTCGGCGCCGCAGGACAACTACGTGAGCGTCCACATCAGGACGCTCGGCGACTGGACCCGCGAGCTCAAGAACGTCTTCTCAAAGGTACGGTGCCTTTCTCGCCATCGATTGATTCTCGGAGCTTATCACCGCTACCGTTTCGCGCGCTGTTAAGCTGATCAGCTCGCTGTGCTCGTTGGCCGTCTCCAGGTGTGCCGGCCGCCGACGGAGGGGAAGAGCGGGCTGCTCCGGGCGGAGTACGACCGCGACGGCGCCATGACCAACCCGAGGTGAGGAttctcaaaccaaatgaaaataaaaaatcgtACATTTCCTTCTCGTTTCCACCGTGCGATCGATTTCCTCGCGTTTTCGTCGAACGGaccattgcattttctttctaaaaaaaCAATCGGCGAACTGTTCGGGTCGGGTCGGATGAGGAAGGGGACCTGAGGAGGTCGCCGTGCGTGGCTCAGGATCAGCCGGTCATCAGGGGGTAGGTGGTGGCGGggtggtggccgtggtggtTGCATGttaattttgtttaaaaaaaattcgttCATGGGAGAAAAGattgaaatttgtaaaatttcagTCATTTAAAGTCCTTTGATATGTGAGTCTCGtatcagaaaaaagaaatttcgaaattaaatatttaattcttccctaaaatttgtgaaatttcgTTAAAAGTCTGCGAAATTTTAATCCTAGAGTCACTAGCCGGGTACCACTGCAGCTGCATGGGCACATGTCAACCGGCAAGAGCTGGGTCGGTAGCCACCTTCTCTGACCTCCAGCTTCTAGAcaccttttctctctctctttcccttcCAATGGAGGACGAAAAAGAGAGCCTTGTGCTGACTGACAGAATTAGCCGACATTGCATCAGAGTTACTCAGGTTCAGACATGTAATACACATAATTTCTTTTCATAGAATAATAATAAGAAGAAGAATTCAGAGACTCATTTCACATGGCAAACTGTCTGGGTTGGGTACTAGCCGGCGTGTGTGTTTAGGGTTCAGACGTGTGGGCAGGAGTTGACCCCTGGCTGCACAATCTTTGTCTTCGAGCGGTAGTGGCAGCCTGGCACGAGGCAGAGGTGTACGATTCAGCCGGTGCAGAGGATAAGGTGATCAACGGACGGTGGCCGGAGGGTGTTAGTTTGTGTGCATCTCGGAATAAACGGCCAGTGGTTGGGAATAAGGTGAAggatgctttttttttcttttgagaaacaCAAGTACTAACATATAGACGTGCGTTCTCAAGGTGAAGGATGCTTGTGTCAGTTGTGTGTGTCCATCTGTCCAATATATTCCATCTCTTGTccattttttcataaaaatggGTTCGCAAGAAAGGACATTCTCTTCTCTGCTCGATCTGCACCtttgaaaaaaaggaaagtgtgagttttgagtGCGGGTTAGGTTTTCCGATTTGCTGAACCATGCATGGTTGACTTCTACTTCCGACAAAAGAGCGAGCTTTTGACCATGTCAAGCCGGCAACACTCCGGTCGTGAATCTTGTGCCACTGTGAACATTTTCATTTCCCGTTTAGGTTAATCTGCATTACATTGGTCGTCCATCGGCGTCTCAGTAAGATTTGTTGTTGCAAACCATCGCAGCTTCCCgaaggtgctgatcgacgggccGTACGGCGCGCCGGCGCAGGACTACAAGCAGTACGACATCGTGCTCCTCGTCGGCCTCGGCATCGGCGCCACGCCCATGATCTCCATCATCAAGGACATCATCAACAACATGAAGCAGCTCGACGGCGACCTCGAGTCCGGCGGCGACAACTCGGCGTCCGTGCCGTCGTCGTTCCGCACGCGCCGCGCCTACTTCTACTGGGTGACGCGGGAGCAGGGCTCCTTCGAGTGGTTCCGCGGCGTGATGGACGAGGTGGCGGAGACGGACAAGAAGGGCGTCATCGAGCTCCACAACTACTGCACCAGCGTGTACGAGGAGGGCGACGCTCGGTCGGCGCTCATCGCCATGCTCCAGTCGCTCAACCACGCCAAGCACGGCGTCGACGTCGTCTCCGGCACCCGCGTCAAGACCCACTTCGCCCGGCCCAACTGGCGCAACGTCTACAAGCGCATCGCGCTCAACCACCGCGATCAGCGCGTCGGTGAGTCTCTCCCATCACACTATTCGCCCTCCCTTTCCAGCCATTGCCAACATGATAGCTACAGAGGTCGAGATCGATCGCCGGTGGCTTATGCCGCCACGCTTCTCTCACTCGCCGTGAAAGAAGCGCCCTACCAAACTTGATGCTGCCTAGGCTCAACTAGGAGTGCAATGTGGCCGGCCTAACTTTCTTCGCAGAACCTGGCTAGCTGACAAGGACATGCACGATCAGTAACAGAGCTTGAGGTGCTTGCGATCAATTTGACCTAGTCGTGGTTAAAGGTTGAACAGGACCATGATATTAGGGACCAAACCAACAAATCACTGTTACTTGCTGATAGCCACAACCGATAAGTAAATTGTGAGATGTGTATATGCCTGAGATATTCACAAAATTTCACCAAAGCCTTAGACTAGACACATAGCTAGATAACTACAAGAACTTTACATTGCAGTGGCGCGAGAAATATGTTATAGATTTGGGCCAGTCAATCATTGTTACATGCTGACAATTACAACCACCAAAAAAATAAAGTGAGCATAGTCAATCTAGATGCAGATAAATACTCATGCAGGGGTATCTAAAATCAATACTATAAAGTTCAGTTAGATAGACACTAGATTCTTAACATATATCCAAGAGGTGCTCCCTTGCCTAACTATGTCAAATCAGGCATGCTTTTATCATCTCCGTTTACCGATTAGGGATAATAACAACAGGGTCAATAAGCATCCTAGTTTCTGCACACAGTATCCTCTGAATCAAAACTGATATCTGCTGCTTGGATGTTGCAGGAGTGTTCTACTGTGGTGCTCCGGTCCTGACAAAGGAGCTGCGTGAACTCGCGCAGGATTTCTCGAGAAAAACCACCACAAAGTTCGAATTCCATAAGGAGAATTTCTAATTTATGTAGCCTCAACAAGTGCTTCAACAAGTTTTTGTATGACGAGTCCAGTACATACCGTATTCTATACGTGTAGCGTATATATGGGTGTAGAGGGAGTAGATCAAAGTAGGTATTGCTTGATTGTGAACAGTACAGTTGGGTCGAAATTCCATCAGTTTTTGCTCTAGAAGAATAATAATCCA from the Phragmites australis chromosome 19, lpPhrAust1.1, whole genome shotgun sequence genome contains:
- the LOC133899937 gene encoding respiratory burst oxidase homolog protein B-like, giving the protein MHNQRAGADAGAAGVGGGGEDILEAGSFGPPGAAHERERVIPHSGPLSKKSGARKSARFAESVSAPLSAPPPRHAARANDDDDDYVEITLDVRDDSVAVHSVKPAAGGTGDDSDVTLLARTLEKRSSSFGHAVIRNASSRIKQVSQELRRIASVNRRGAGPRIDRSKSAAAHALKGLKFISRADGGSGWPAVEKRFDDLSQNGLLQRSMFGQCIGMREPEFAGELFDALARRRNISGDSISKAELLEFWDQISDTSFDSRLQTFFDMVNKNADGRITEEEVKEIIMLSASTNKLSKIQEQAEEYARLIMEELDPGNLGYIELYNLEMLLLQAPSQSVRIGTTNSRNLSQMLSQSLRPTAEPNPLRRWYRRAQYFFEDNWRRVWVMLVWLSICVGLFTWKFIQYRHRYVFHVMGYCVCVAKGGAETLKFNMALILLPVCRNTITWVRNRTVVARVVPFDDNLNFHKVIAVGIAIGAGLHIISHLTCDFPRLLHASDAAYAPLAQYFGTPRPNNYWWFVKGTEGWTGLVMLVLMAVAFTLATPWFRRGRLRLPGPLRRLTGFNAFWYSHHLFVVVYALLIVHGNSLYLTHKWYKKSTWIYLAVPMVLYAGERLTRALRSSVRPVKILKVAVYPGNVLSLHFSKPQGFRYKSGQYIFVNCAAVSPFQWHPFSITSAPQDNYVSVHIRTLGDWTRELKNVFSKVCRPPTEGKSGLLRAEYDRDGAMTNPSFPKVLIDGPYGAPAQDYKQYDIVLLVGLGIGATPMISIIKDIINNMKQLDGDLESGGDNSASVPSSFRTRRAYFYWVTREQGSFEWFRGVMDEVAETDKKGVIELHNYCTSVYEEGDARSALIAMLQSLNHAKHGVDVVSGTRVKTHFARPNWRNVYKRIALNHRDQRVGVFYCGAPVLTKELRELAQDFSRKTTTKFEFHKENF